From Banduia mediterranea, the proteins below share one genomic window:
- the zapD gene encoding cell division protein ZapD codes for MSEISTNWIAYEQPLNERLRSFLRLEFLFSRHRHHRADESVWGVRATLQSLLDILTLLGRSDFKSELLKELLEQHNLLSRLASRSDVDPERLSKTLKEIDEAVNGLQTIGSHFVSGALRDNEFLIAVLNRTTIPGGTCSFDVPILHHWLSQPYEVIKRDLDAWFADLRAFERSINLYLKLLRAGTEPTEERAPAGMFVYSPQGTFTLLRVLVPAQLHVYPEISAGRHRFSIRFMSGRDVNMRPSQAATDITFKLHCCVL; via the coding sequence CAGCCGCTCAACGAGCGATTGCGCAGTTTCCTGCGGCTGGAATTTCTGTTCAGCCGCCACCGCCACCATCGCGCAGACGAATCGGTCTGGGGCGTTCGTGCGACGCTGCAGTCGCTGCTCGATATCCTCACCTTGCTAGGCCGCAGCGATTTCAAGAGCGAGCTGCTCAAGGAACTGTTGGAACAGCACAATCTGCTGTCCAGACTCGCATCACGCAGCGACGTGGATCCCGAGCGACTGTCGAAGACGCTCAAAGAGATCGACGAAGCAGTCAATGGCCTGCAGACGATCGGCTCGCACTTTGTCAGCGGTGCCCTGCGCGACAACGAATTCCTGATCGCGGTGCTCAATCGCACGACCATTCCGGGCGGCACCTGCAGTTTCGATGTGCCCATCCTGCATCACTGGTTGAGTCAGCCGTACGAGGTGATCAAGCGCGATCTGGACGCCTGGTTCGCCGATCTGCGAGCTTTCGAGCGCTCGATCAACCTCTATCTCAAATTGCTGCGTGCCGGCACAGAGCCGACCGAGGAACGCGCACCGGCGGGCATGTTCGTGTATTCGCCGCAGGGCACGTTCACGCTATTGCGTGTGCTGGTACCGGCGCAGTTGCACGTCTACCCGGAGATCAGCGCCGGCCGTCACCGCTTCAGCATTCGCTTCATGTCCGGCCGCGACGTCAACATGCGGCCCTCCCAGGCCGCGACGGATATCACTTTCAAGCTGCATTGCTGCGTACTGTGA
- a CDS encoding DNA gyrase inhibitor YacG: MRTASCPQCGQPSVLEPSNPWRPFCSERCKFVDLDGWFTGRYTIPGPEQMPPDEDEH; this comes from the coding sequence ATGAGGACTGCCTCCTGTCCGCAATGCGGCCAGCCTTCGGTGCTCGAACCCAGCAATCCATGGCGTCCATTCTGTAGCGAGCGCTGCAAGTTCGTGGACCTGGACGGTTGGTTCACCGGGCGCTACACCATTCCGGGGCCGGAACAGATGCCCCCGGACGAAGACGAGCACTGA
- a CDS encoding putative bifunctional diguanylate cyclase/phosphodiesterase gives MPALLSVRGRLIALVASLVICLGGANLLLGHLISNEERVKAQMWEQHQRLETIHAVVAMMSTHRFNLGQYNSASLINDQAQIAAAQAAVDQSLNKLQAQLSKMAAFDAASTEQVREQLGALPVHIGDGMEAFKAGRQEEANFHIGKVRSSLDMVEKTLHRATSREQAEAEAVRQHETEHATNVMRLSLLIVAISIMLGAILGFWLLQSIMRPLQATVRAMRQVNDGETSVDLPPITHDEFGEMAQALRQFRDQTERLRQLAYNDALTGLGTRARLEEVVERATGQATSDSSPIALMFISLDNLRNVNDSLGHRIGDHYLCEAAVRLQRFAPFGSTLCRFGGDKFVIVLDEIPGHDLSAQIAAICNVARNILIGLSEPFPFRDHLLPMTASIGVGMYPADGESFEGLITAAETAMYTARRTGGNSVQFAKADFRTTARDRLQLISDIRRAIEVGEFQAHFQPIVDTDTNRVIAAEALLRWQHPARGLLLPGEFIQIAEESGLIRSLGEHCLLQACEQAALWRKAGHPIRLSINLSARQIEDRTILPALQRISAAALVPPESVDFEITETAMLEHIDHAHATLTEIRSLGYRISVDDFGTGYSSLAYVQRYPIDKIKIDRSFVAKLEYAREARAIVSATMALAQRLDLECVAEGVETSQQMRLLRDISCTLQQGFYFSPALAPENFLPWVLSYESRSEY, from the coding sequence ATGCCTGCCCTATTGAGTGTTCGTGGTCGCCTGATTGCGCTCGTCGCCAGCCTGGTCATCTGTCTGGGTGGAGCCAATCTTCTGCTGGGCCATCTGATCAGCAATGAGGAGAGGGTCAAGGCGCAGATGTGGGAACAGCATCAACGACTGGAAACGATTCATGCCGTCGTCGCGATGATGAGCACGCACCGCTTCAACCTCGGTCAGTACAACAGCGCCTCGCTGATCAACGATCAAGCGCAGATCGCGGCAGCACAAGCGGCGGTGGATCAATCGCTCAACAAGCTACAAGCACAGCTCTCGAAAATGGCAGCGTTCGACGCGGCCAGTACCGAGCAGGTCCGCGAGCAGCTGGGCGCGCTGCCTGTGCACATCGGCGACGGAATGGAGGCATTCAAGGCTGGCCGCCAAGAAGAAGCCAATTTCCACATCGGAAAAGTCCGCAGCAGTCTCGATATGGTCGAGAAGACCCTGCATCGGGCAACCTCTCGTGAACAGGCCGAGGCGGAGGCCGTGCGCCAACATGAGACGGAACACGCCACGAATGTGATGCGGCTGTCTCTACTGATCGTCGCCATCAGCATCATGCTTGGCGCCATTCTCGGGTTCTGGCTGCTGCAGTCGATCATGCGACCATTGCAGGCCACCGTGCGTGCGATGCGGCAGGTCAACGACGGCGAGACTTCGGTCGACCTGCCGCCCATCACTCACGACGAGTTCGGCGAGATGGCGCAGGCACTGCGCCAGTTTCGCGACCAGACCGAAAGGCTGCGGCAGCTGGCTTACAACGACGCACTGACCGGGCTCGGCACCCGGGCGCGACTCGAAGAAGTGGTGGAGCGCGCCACCGGGCAAGCGACGTCCGATTCATCGCCCATCGCACTGATGTTCATCAGCCTCGATAATCTGCGCAACGTCAACGACAGCCTCGGACATCGCATCGGCGACCACTATCTGTGCGAAGCGGCGGTTCGGCTTCAACGGTTTGCCCCATTCGGCAGTACGCTGTGCCGCTTCGGCGGGGACAAGTTCGTCATCGTACTAGACGAGATTCCGGGCCATGACCTTTCGGCTCAGATCGCGGCGATCTGCAACGTGGCGCGCAACATCCTCATCGGTCTCTCCGAACCCTTCCCGTTCCGCGACCATCTGCTGCCAATGACGGCCTCGATCGGCGTGGGCATGTATCCCGCCGACGGTGAATCCTTCGAAGGCTTGATCACCGCAGCCGAGACCGCGATGTACACGGCCCGGCGTACCGGGGGCAACAGCGTTCAGTTCGCCAAGGCCGATTTCAGGACCACGGCCCGCGACCGTCTGCAACTGATCTCGGATATCCGTCGAGCGATCGAAGTCGGCGAGTTTCAGGCGCATTTCCAGCCGATCGTGGACACCGACACCAATCGCGTGATCGCCGCCGAGGCGCTGCTGCGCTGGCAGCATCCGGCGCGAGGGCTGCTGCTGCCCGGTGAGTTCATCCAGATCGCGGAGGAATCGGGCCTGATCCGATCGCTGGGTGAACACTGCCTGCTACAGGCCTGCGAGCAGGCTGCGCTGTGGCGAAAGGCCGGCCACCCCATCCGGCTGTCGATCAATCTGTCGGCGCGCCAGATCGAGGATCGAACCATCCTGCCCGCTCTGCAAAGGATTTCCGCCGCTGCGCTGGTGCCGCCCGAATCAGTGGATTTCGAGATCACCGAAACCGCGATGCTCGAGCACATCGACCATGCTCACGCCACGCTGACCGAGATTCGCTCTCTGGGCTACCGGATCAGCGTGGACGACTTCGGCACGGGTTACTCCTCGCTGGCCTACGTGCAGCGCTATCCGATCGACAAGATCAAGATCGACCGCTCTTTCGTCGCCAAGCTGGAGTACGCCCGTGAGGCCCGCGCGATTGTTTCCGCGACCATGGCGCTGGCACAGCGCCTGGATCTGGAGTGTGTGGCCGAGGGCGTGGAAACTTCCCAGCAGATGCGCCTGCTCAGGGACATCTCCTGCACGCTGCAGCAGGGCTTCTATTTTTCGCCGGCGCTGGCGCCGGAAAATTTCCTGCCCTGGGTGCTCAGCTACGAGTCGCGGTCGGAATACTGA
- a CDS encoding HEAT repeat domain-containing protein: protein MTKGEHALAALVESAESVFRPEAPESFWDCRAAFQAFVDSSFLRDEINRQLIQQRARPDFVGSWFSREWVLHRERFLLSVSLHEEPQRYIHALPTLAFYALLSGESVDYDVYRLPDSYRNDVFDPSLHLEPVESRRLRCGEVLSIESDRFVYDFRFRQPTLLLKLVTPPIRTLEWLFSRDRLQAWQANDADLSFTQLRVAATVLGRFAHHSSIDPVEKLTKHPHHAVRWAAIQNLARLYRLAAIQALEAATHDRHPHVQSAARKALQAITDKKI, encoded by the coding sequence ATGACCAAAGGGGAACATGCGCTTGCTGCACTGGTGGAATCGGCCGAGTCGGTGTTTCGACCCGAGGCACCGGAAAGCTTTTGGGACTGCCGAGCGGCGTTTCAGGCCTTCGTCGATTCGTCATTTCTTCGCGATGAAATCAATCGCCAACTGATCCAGCAACGCGCCCGGCCCGATTTCGTCGGGTCCTGGTTTTCGCGGGAGTGGGTACTACACCGCGAGCGGTTTCTCCTCTCGGTGTCCTTGCACGAAGAGCCCCAGCGTTACATCCACGCCTTGCCGACACTGGCGTTCTACGCCCTGCTTTCGGGTGAGTCCGTTGATTACGATGTCTATCGCTTGCCGGACTCGTATCGGAACGATGTGTTCGATCCATCGCTGCATCTGGAGCCGGTCGAATCCCGGCGGTTGCGGTGCGGCGAGGTCTTGTCCATAGAATCGGACCGGTTCGTCTATGATTTCCGGTTCCGTCAACCCACGCTGTTGCTCAAGCTGGTCACGCCGCCGATACGAACCCTGGAATGGCTGTTCAGCAGGGACCGGCTACAGGCCTGGCAGGCCAATGATGCGGACCTGAGCTTCACACAGCTGCGGGTCGCAGCGACGGTGCTTGGTCGCTTTGCACATCATTCGTCGATCGATCCGGTCGAGAAACTGACCAAGCATCCCCATCATGCTGTTCGCTGGGCGGCGATCCAGAACCTGGCGCGCTTGTACCGTCTGGCGGCGATTCAGGCGCTGGAAGCAGCGACACACGATCGCCACCCCCACGTGCAAAGCGCCGCGCGCAAGGCATTGCAGGCGATCACGGACAAGAAGATTTAG
- a CDS encoding DUF2946 family protein, with translation MEEWVARALRRWPNVPALYGWLSLDRRGRWLIKGEHITRPQIIDTINPNYAADARGCWYFQNGPQRGYVSLEYAPLHLRINGAGQLMAHTGVPVDSVDAVYLDENGALLLESNLGPGLLDDQDLVWALSHLLVDGHEVDEAQLANALDRSSGSDTSLKFNFMGREAPVRRCDFAHIPARLGFVREPQPEQT, from the coding sequence ATGGAGGAATGGGTGGCCCGTGCGCTGAGGCGCTGGCCGAATGTGCCCGCCCTTTACGGGTGGCTGTCACTGGATCGCCGTGGACGCTGGCTCATCAAGGGGGAACACATCACACGCCCCCAGATCATCGACACGATCAACCCCAATTACGCCGCCGATGCGCGCGGCTGCTGGTACTTCCAGAACGGCCCGCAACGGGGCTACGTCAGTCTGGAATACGCGCCCCTGCACCTGCGCATCAACGGCGCTGGACAACTGATGGCGCACACCGGCGTGCCGGTCGACAGCGTCGACGCGGTTTATCTGGACGAGAACGGAGCGCTGCTTTTGGAATCGAACCTGGGGCCAGGACTGCTTGACGATCAGGATCTGGTCTGGGCGTTGAGCCACTTGCTGGTGGACGGGCACGAAGTTGACGAAGCCCAGCTCGCGAACGCCCTGGATCGTTCGTCGGGCTCGGATACGTCGCTGAAGTTCAACTTCATGGGCCGCGAGGCACCGGTACGACGCTGCGATTTTGCGCACATTCCGGCACGGCTCGGCTTTGTTCGTGAACCACAGCCGGAGCAGACTTAG
- a CDS encoding Tex family protein: MTDTASRIVRLIAEEIGARPQQVGAAVALLDEGATVPFIARYRKEVTGGLDDTQLRNLEDRLGYLRELEARRTSVLESIRGQDKLTDDLEARIAAVTTKAELEDLYLPYKPKRRTRAQIAREKGLGPLAEALFQDRSLDPQDAASAYLGDEVPDAKAALDGARDILVEQFSENAELLGALRTYLQKHAFLRARVVDGKQEAGQKFSDYFDHVERWSGVPSHRALAMMRGRNEEILSLTIEVDADDPAPLKPVERMIADAYSIGQGSAPAEIWLMEVVRWTWRVKLSMSLSIDLMMQLRERADLEAIQVFARNLKDLLLAAPAGSRATMGLDPGIRTGVKLAVVDGTGKLLDTATIYPFAPKNDVRGSQSELARLIHKHKVELIAIGNGTGSRETDKLVAEVLINAPDPKPIKVTVSEAGASVYSASALAAAEFPDLDVSLRGAVSIARRLQDPLAELVKIEPKAIGVGQYQHDVDQFRLARALDAIVEDAVNAVGVDLNMASAPLLARVSGLGESLAEAIVAHRNTQGPFRSRQQLLGVARLGPKTYVQCAGFLRIPNGDEPLDASAVHPEAYGLAQNIIAACGRDLRSLMGDAEALRALDPNAFVGDSFGLPTVRDIIAELEKPGRDPRPGFKTAEFKEGVNELKDLQPGMVLEGTVTNVAAFGAFVDVGVHQDGLVHVSQLSDRFVKDPYQVVKAGDVVKVRVVEVDVKRKRIALTMKSRDDAVRPMAKSAGSGSRPRPKAATHNNNKRGRKAEAQPTGSLGAALFEALRNKSD, encoded by the coding sequence ATGACCGACACCGCCAGCCGAATCGTCCGTTTGATCGCCGAGGAGATCGGCGCCCGTCCGCAGCAAGTGGGCGCAGCGGTGGCGCTGCTCGACGAAGGCGCGACCGTGCCGTTCATCGCCCGTTACCGCAAGGAAGTCACCGGCGGTCTGGACGACACCCAACTGCGCAATCTGGAAGACCGTTTGGGCTATCTGCGCGAACTCGAAGCGCGTCGCACCAGTGTGCTCGAATCGATCCGTGGCCAGGACAAGCTCACGGACGATCTGGAAGCGCGAATCGCGGCGGTGACGACCAAGGCCGAACTCGAAGATCTGTACCTTCCGTACAAGCCCAAGCGGCGCACCCGCGCGCAGATCGCGCGCGAGAAAGGGCTGGGGCCCCTGGCCGAGGCTTTGTTTCAGGATCGGTCGCTGGACCCGCAGGACGCCGCCTCCGCCTACCTCGGCGACGAGGTGCCGGATGCCAAGGCCGCGCTCGACGGTGCGCGCGACATTCTGGTCGAACAGTTCTCCGAAAACGCCGAACTCCTGGGTGCGCTGCGGACCTATCTGCAAAAGCACGCGTTTCTGCGAGCACGCGTGGTCGACGGCAAGCAGGAGGCCGGGCAGAAGTTTTCGGATTATTTCGACCACGTGGAGCGCTGGTCGGGCGTGCCCAGCCATCGAGCCTTGGCGATGATGCGCGGACGCAACGAGGAGATTCTGAGCCTGACGATCGAGGTCGACGCGGACGATCCCGCGCCGCTCAAGCCGGTGGAACGGATGATCGCCGATGCCTATTCGATCGGCCAGGGCAGCGCGCCGGCCGAGATCTGGCTGATGGAGGTGGTGCGCTGGACCTGGCGCGTCAAGCTGTCGATGAGCCTGTCGATCGACCTGATGATGCAGTTGCGCGAACGCGCCGACCTGGAGGCGATTCAGGTGTTCGCGCGCAACCTCAAGGATCTGCTGCTGGCGGCGCCGGCCGGTTCGCGGGCCACGATGGGGCTGGACCCCGGCATTCGCACTGGCGTCAAGCTGGCGGTGGTGGATGGTACCGGCAAGCTGCTCGACACCGCGACGATCTATCCGTTCGCACCCAAGAATGACGTTCGGGGCTCTCAATCCGAACTGGCGCGCCTGATTCACAAACACAAGGTCGAGCTGATCGCAATCGGCAACGGCACCGGCAGTCGCGAAACCGACAAGCTGGTGGCCGAGGTGCTGATCAATGCGCCGGACCCCAAGCCGATCAAGGTCACGGTCAGCGAGGCGGGTGCCTCGGTCTATTCGGCCTCAGCCCTGGCGGCTGCGGAATTCCCGGACCTGGACGTGTCCTTGCGCGGAGCCGTGTCGATTGCGCGGCGGCTGCAGGACCCGCTGGCGGAGCTGGTCAAGATCGAGCCCAAGGCGATCGGTGTCGGCCAATACCAGCACGACGTCGATCAGTTCCGGCTGGCGCGTGCCCTGGATGCGATCGTCGAGGACGCCGTCAATGCCGTCGGCGTCGATCTGAACATGGCGAGCGCGCCCTTGCTCGCGCGCGTGTCAGGCCTGGGTGAATCCCTGGCCGAGGCCATCGTCGCGCATCGCAACACGCAGGGGCCGTTCCGCTCCCGCCAGCAACTGCTCGGCGTGGCGCGGCTTGGCCCCAAGACCTATGTCCAGTGCGCCGGCTTTCTGCGGATCCCGAACGGCGATGAGCCGCTGGACGCCTCCGCAGTTCATCCCGAAGCCTATGGGCTCGCGCAGAACATCATCGCCGCCTGCGGGCGGGATCTGCGCAGCCTGATGGGCGATGCCGAAGCCCTGCGTGCCCTGGACCCGAATGCCTTTGTCGGCGACAGCTTCGGTTTGCCGACGGTGCGCGACATCATCGCCGAACTCGAGAAGCCGGGCCGCGATCCGCGCCCTGGTTTCAAGACGGCCGAGTTCAAGGAGGGAGTGAACGAACTCAAGGACCTGCAGCCGGGAATGGTACTTGAAGGCACGGTGACCAATGTCGCCGCCTTCGGCGCCTTCGTGGATGTCGGCGTGCATCAGGACGGCCTGGTGCACGTCTCCCAGCTGTCGGACCGCTTCGTCAAGGACCCGTACCAGGTCGTCAAGGCCGGAGACGTGGTCAAGGTCCGAGTGGTCGAGGTGGACGTGAAGCGCAAGCGCATCGCGTTGACGATGAAGTCCCGGGATGACGCGGTTCGACCGATGGCCAAGTCTGCCGGCTCCGGATCACGGCCGCGCCCCAAGGCCGCAACACACAACAATAATAAGCGTGGCCGCAAGGCCGAGGCGCAGCCAACGGGCTCGCTGGGCGCAGCGCTGTTCGAGGCCTTGCGCAACAAGTCGGACTGA
- a CDS encoding peroxiredoxin — protein MKIIRRLLTIMLVGGCGIAWAALQADALAPDFTADAALDGKPYQFSLADALGEGPVVLYFYPKAFTAGCTVEAHLFAEAMPQFSELGAQVVGLSGDDLETLQRFSVEACRSAFPVAADPGLKIAGTFEARMSERPEYASRTSFVIAPDGRILSTLTESKPQPHISNALEVLREWNAAHVD, from the coding sequence ATGAAGATCATTCGCAGGCTGCTCACAATCATGCTGGTCGGCGGCTGTGGCATCGCCTGGGCCGCACTGCAAGCGGATGCGCTTGCGCCGGATTTCACCGCGGATGCCGCGCTCGACGGCAAACCCTACCAATTCTCCCTGGCCGACGCGCTCGGCGAGGGGCCGGTGGTGTTGTATTTCTATCCCAAGGCGTTCACTGCCGGCTGCACGGTCGAAGCGCACCTGTTCGCCGAAGCGATGCCGCAGTTCAGCGAACTGGGTGCGCAGGTCGTGGGCCTTTCGGGCGACGATCTGGAAACCCTGCAACGATTCTCCGTGGAGGCCTGCCGCAGCGCGTTTCCGGTGGCGGCGGACCCTGGGCTCAAGATCGCCGGGACTTTTGAGGCGCGCATGTCCGAGCGGCCTGAATATGCCAGCCGCACGTCTTTCGTGATCGCGCCCGATGGTCGCATTCTGTCGACGTTGACGGAGTCGAAACCGCAGCCGCACATCAGCAATGCGCTTGAAGTGTTGCGCGAGTGGAACGCCGCGCATGTCGACTGA
- a CDS encoding OmpA family protein: MMYKRIVMGLSMGLAAATLSGCHYVKQDAFEAQLAELRGNDASMRSDIDALQSRVDSMESELQQKLAQYDAKIEKLQGRVSVDMSAHFDFDDASLRAEDKPVLDDFAAVIREHAPDAIITVEGFTDPAGSAAYNKRLGQKRADAVRSYLVGSAGLNDANVRAVSYGENSNRQVEKGAWGDDGMANRRVALVIDYSTPSS; this comes from the coding sequence ATGATGTACAAGCGAATCGTCATGGGCCTGTCGATGGGCCTGGCTGCCGCCACCCTTTCGGGGTGCCACTACGTGAAGCAGGATGCCTTCGAGGCACAGCTCGCCGAGTTGCGCGGCAACGACGCCAGCATGCGCAGCGACATCGATGCGCTGCAGTCGCGCGTCGACAGCATGGAGTCGGAGCTGCAGCAGAAGCTGGCGCAGTACGATGCGAAGATCGAAAAGCTGCAGGGACGGGTAAGCGTCGACATGAGCGCCCATTTCGATTTTGACGATGCAAGCTTGCGAGCCGAAGACAAGCCGGTGCTGGACGATTTCGCCGCCGTGATCCGTGAGCACGCTCCGGACGCGATCATTACCGTCGAGGGCTTCACCGATCCGGCCGGATCGGCCGCCTACAACAAGCGGCTGGGCCAGAAGCGCGCCGACGCCGTGCGCAGCTATCTGGTGGGCAGCGCCGGATTGAACGATGCCAATGTTCGGGCCGTGAGCTACGGAGAAAACAGCAATCGTCAGGTCGAGAAGGGCGCCTGGGGCGACGACGGCATGGCCAACCGCCGTGTCGCGCTGGTGATCGACTACAGCACGCCGTCGAGTTGA
- a CDS encoding DUF3014 domain-containing protein: MNNKGAFGTLAALAAIILAGAFGYHWYKGREGAAMAPQPVDTRPLPEAPQPLQYPVPQSPPQAPAESESKPVSRPLPDLGTSDAPFRSSVEALTGSAPLEAFLVPDGVIRKLVVSIDNLSDSTLGLRFRAIKKIDGDFTVETRGDAIYLSAENYARYDRAVNTLEAVDTGSLVALYFRYYPLFQEAYKDLGYPSRYFNDRVIAIIDHLLATPDVSASVELVRPKVLYQYKDPDLESLSVGQKTLIRMGPEHAASVKAKLREIRKAIIAGTRERGEAASSAG; this comes from the coding sequence ATGAACAACAAAGGCGCATTCGGAACATTGGCGGCCCTGGCGGCCATCATTCTCGCCGGCGCGTTCGGCTATCACTGGTACAAGGGCCGGGAAGGCGCGGCGATGGCGCCGCAGCCGGTCGATACCCGGCCTTTACCCGAGGCGCCGCAGCCACTCCAGTACCCGGTGCCGCAGAGCCCGCCGCAAGCGCCCGCTGAAAGCGAATCCAAGCCGGTGTCCAGGCCCCTGCCGGATCTCGGTACCAGCGATGCACCGTTCCGCAGCTCGGTGGAAGCGCTGACGGGTTCGGCGCCGCTGGAAGCCTTTCTGGTCCCCGATGGCGTCATTCGCAAGCTGGTGGTCAGCATCGACAATCTGAGCGATTCCACGCTCGGCCTGCGTTTTCGCGCAATCAAGAAGATCGACGGAGATTTCACGGTGGAGACGCGCGGCGATGCGATCTATCTGAGCGCCGAAAACTACGCGCGTTACGATCGTGCCGTGAACACGCTGGAGGCTGTGGACACCGGCTCGCTGGTGGCCCTGTACTTCCGCTACTACCCATTGTTTCAGGAGGCCTACAAGGATCTCGGCTATCCGTCGCGCTACTTCAACGATCGGGTGATCGCCATCATCGATCATTTGCTGGCGACGCCGGATGTGTCGGCTTCGGTCGAGTTGGTCCGGCCGAAAGTGTTGTATCAATACAAGGATCCCGACCTTGAATCACTTTCGGTCGGGCAGAAGACACTGATACGGATGGGTCCCGAGCACGCGGCCAGCGTGAAGGCGAAGTTGCGCGAGATCCGCAAGGCGATCATTGCCGGAACGCGTGAGCGCGGCGAGGCAGCGTCCTCGGCTGGTTGA